In the Solanum pennellii chromosome 5, SPENNV200 genome, one interval contains:
- the LOC107020228 gene encoding rhamnogalacturonan I rhamnosyltransferase 1: MEVRSESEVHVRSEKVLPLQGQMIQRTRLKVYFIRVCSSILIWTCLVQLIAVWELYNPRWFSGFTGYTTKVSVHVEETLPSPLPLLPPRNYTNNGFLQVSCNGGLNQMRAAICDMVTVARLLNLTLVVPELDKTSFWADPSNFDDIFDVRHFIDSLRDEVRIIKRLPKRFSRRYGYQPLEMPPVSWSNEKYYLQQILPLFKKHQVIHFNRTDTRLANNGIPLELQKLRCRVNFQALKFTPDIEALGEKLVRLLQERGPFVALHLRYEMDMLAFSGCTHGCTEEEAEELKRLRYAFPWWREKEIVSEEKRSQGLCPLTPEEAAIILQALGFDKDIQIYIASGDIYGGERRLASLRAAFPKIVKKDMLLEPGELQHFQNHSSQMAALDFIVSTASNVFVPTYDGNMAKVVEGHRRYLGFKKTILLDRKRLVELLDLHQNGTLSWDEFTATVRQSHEGRMGQLSRRRVIADKPKEEDYFYANPQECLCESKTCDDLFGPDNSTAVQ; the protein is encoded by the exons ATGGAGGTTAGATCCGAGAGTGAGGTACATGTTAGAAGTGAGAAAGTACTACCATTACAAGGGCAGATGATACAGAGGACTAgattaaaagtttattttataagGGTTTGTTCCAGCATTTTGATATGGACATGTTTGGTTCAGCTTATTGCTGTTTGGGAGCTTTATAATCCACGTTGGTTTTCGGGTTTTACTGGTTATACTACTAAGGTGTCTGTTCATGTTGAAGAGACTTTGCCTTCTCCTTTGCCTCTCCTTCCACCTA gaaattatacaaataatggGTTTCTTCAAGTGTCCTGCAATGGTGGCTTGAATCAAATGCGTGCAGCC ATCTGTGACATGGTGACTGTTGCACGGCTTTTAAATCTAACTTTGGTTGTCCCAGAGCTTGATAAAACATCTTTCTGGGCAGACCCTAG CaattttgatgatatttttgatgTGAGACACTTCATTGATTCCCTAAGAGATGAAGTTCGGATAATAAAGAGACTGCCAAAGAGGTTCAGCAGGAGATATGGATACCAACCGCTAGAAATGCCTCCTGTTAGCTGGTCAAATGAAAAGTATTACTTGCAACAG ATTCTGCCTCTCTTCAAAAAGCATCAAGTAATACATTTCAACAGAACAGATACTAGGCTAGCAAACAATGGGATTCCTCTTGAGCTTCAAAAACTCAGATGTCGTGTGAATTTCCAGGCATTGAAATTCACTCCAGATATTGAGGCTTTGGGAGAAAAATTGGTACGATTGCTTCAGGAGAGAGGGCCATTTGTAGCATTGCATCTAAGATATGAGATGGATATGTTGGCATTCTCTGGTTGTACCCATGGCTGCACTGAGGAGGAAGCTGAGGAGCTCAAACGGTTAAG GTATGCATTCCCTTGGTGGAGGGAGAAAGAGATTGTATCTGAGGAGAAGAGATCTCAAGGATTGTGTCCTCTCACCCCAGAAGAGGCAGCAATAATTTTGCAAGCTTTGGGTTTTGATAaagacatacaaatatatattgcaTCTGGTGACATTTATGGAGGTGAACGTAGGCTTGCTTCTTTGAGAGCTGCCTTCCCAAAAATT GTGAAAAAGGACATGCTGCTAGAACCTGGGGAATTGCAGCATTTCCAGAATCATTCATCTCAGATGGCAGCCCTGGATTTCATCGTTTCAACTGCTAGTAATGTATTTGTTCCCACTTATGATGGGAACATGGCTAAAGTTGTTGAAGGTCATCGTAG GTATCTTGGGTTTAAGAAAACCATTCTATTGGATCGAAAAAGACTGGTAGAGTTATTAGATTTGCATCAGAATGGAACACTTTCATGGGATGAGTTTACAGCTACAGTCCGGCAGTCACATGAAGGACGAATGGGACAACTGTCCCGACGCAGAGTCATTGCAGACAAACCAAAAGAAGAAGATTATTTTTATGCAAATCCACAGGAGTGTCTGTGTGAGAGTAAAACCTGTGATGACTTGTTTGGGCCTGATAATTCCACTGCTGTCCAATGA
- the LOC107020231 gene encoding ribulose-1,5 bisphosphate carboxylase/oxygenase large subunit N-methyltransferase, chloroplastic-like — translation MASVFSSSFFCPLKTTKLRIKLQTLQSSQKPFLISSLQLRELDPKIPQPVQTFWKWLCDEGVVSIKTPVKPGIVAEGLGLVAKRDISKGETVLGVPKRFWINTDAVAESEIGNVCTGLEPWISLALFLLREKWKDDSKWKYYMAVLPESTDSTIYWSEEELSEIQGTQLLSTTLSVKEYVQNEFQKVEEQVILGNKQLFPFPITLDDFFWAFGMLRSRGFSRGGIQNLMLVPFADLANHSVKVTTEDHIHEVGGPAGLFSWDLLFSFQSPLKLKAGDQFLIQYGLKKSNADMAIGYGFIEPNSAREAFTLTLEISKTDDFYGDKLDIAESNGLGETAEFDIKLGQSLPPSLFPYLRLVALGGTDNFLLESITGNAVWNLLELPVSRANEELICKVVLDSCRSALSGYHTTIEEDEKLMKEGNLSSRLQIAVGVRAGEKKVLHQLDDIFRERELELDELEYDQERRLKDLDLVG, via the exons ATGGCTTctgttttctcttcttctttcttctgtccactcaaaaccacaaaattaagaataaagCTTCAAACTTTACAGAGTTCTCAAAAACCATTCTTGATAAGTTCACTTCAGTTAAGAGAACTTGACCCAAAAATCCCACAACCTGTCCAAACATTCTGGAAGTGGCTATGTGATGAAGGAGTTGTATCAATAAAGACACCTGTAAAGCCAGGAATTGTAGCAGAGGGTTTAGGATTAGTTGCTAAGAGAGATATTTCAAAAGGGGAAACAGTTTTAGGAGTGCCTAAAAGGTTCTGGATCAACACAGATGCAGTTGCAGAATCTGAAATTGGGAATGTTTGTACTGGATTAGAACCTTGGATTTCTCTTGCTCTTTTCTTGTTGAGAGAGAAATGGAAAGATGATTCCAAGTGGAAATATTACATGGCTGTTCTTCCAGAGTCTACTGATTCCACTATATATTG GTCTGAAGAGGAGCTCTCTGAGATTCAAG GAACTCAACTTTTAAGCACAACATTGAGTGTGAAAGAGTATGTGcaaaatgaatttcaaaaagtGGAAGAACAAGTCATACTTGGTAACAAGCAGCTTTTCCCTTTTCCTATAACCTTGGATGATTTCTTCTGGGCATTTGGAATGCTCAGATCAAGGGGGTTTTCCCGTGGTGGGATTCAAAATCTAATGCTGGTCCCCTTTGCTGACCTG GCAAACCACAGTGTCAAAGTGACTACTGAAGATCATATCCATGAAGTTGGGGGACCAGCAGGTCTGTTCTCCTGGgatttgttattttcttttcaaagcCCATTGAAACTGAAGGCTGGTGACCAG TTTCTTATTCAATATGGCTTGAAGAAAAGTAATGCTGATATGGCTATTGGCTATGGCTTCATCGAACCAAACTCAGCTCGTGAAGCATTTACATTAACATTGGAAATATCAAAGACTGATGATTTTTATGGGGACAAGCTGGATATAGCAGAGTCAAATGGCCTAGGAGAAACTGCTGAATTTGACATAAAACTTGGACAATCTCTCCCTCCTTCTCTATTTCCATATCTAAGGCTTGTTGCCCTTGGTGGAACTGATAATTTCCTACTAGAATCAATTACTGGAAATGCTGTTTGGAATCTTCTCGAGTTGCCTGTCAGCAGAGCAAACGAAGAGCTCATATGTAAAGTTGTACTAGATTCATGCAGATCTGCACTTTCTGGATATCACACCACAATTGAAGAG GATGAGAAACTTATGAAGGAAGGGAACCTCAGTTCAAGGCTTCAGATAGCAGTAGGGGTGAGAGCAGGGGAGAAGAAGGTTTTACATCAACTCGACGATATCTTTAGAGAAAGAGAACTGGAACTAGATGAATTAGAGTACGACCAAGAAAGGAGGCTTAAAGATCTTGATCTTGTTGGATAG
- the LOC107020229 gene encoding ribulose-1,5 bisphosphate carboxylase/oxygenase large subunit N-methyltransferase, chloroplastic gives MASVFSLPSSSFLCPLKTTRFRTKFQSLHSSPKSFLINSLQLQELDPNIPEPVQTFWKWLCDEGVVSAKTPVKPGIVPEGLGLVAKRDIAKGETVLEVPRRFWINPDAVADTEIGNVCTGLKPWISVALFLLREKWRDDSKWKYYMAVLPESTDSTIYWSEEELSEIQGTQLLSTTLSVKDYVQNEFRKVEEEVILPNKQLFPFPITLDDFFWAFGMLRSRAFSRLRNQNLILVPFADLTNHNARVTTEDHAHEVRGPAGLFSWDLLFSLRSPLKLKAGDQLFIQYDLNKSNADMALDYGFIEPSTSARDAFTLTLEISESDDFYEDKLDIAESNGLGETAYFDIKLGQSLPPFLIPYLRLVALSGTDAFLLESIFRNAVWGHLELPVSRANEELICKVVRDACKSALSAYHTTIEEDEKLMEEGNLSSRLQIAVGIRAGEKKVLQQIDDIFRERELELDELEYYQERRLKDLGLVGEQGDIIFWEPK, from the exons ATGGCTTCTGTTTTCTCTTTACCCTCTTCATCTTTCCTCTGTCCACTCAAAACCACAAGATTCAGAACAAAGTTTCAATCTTTACACAGTTCCCCAAAATCATTCTTGATAAACTCTCTTCAGTTGCAAGAACTTGACCCAAATATCCCAGAACCAGTCCAAACATTCTGGAAGTGGCTATGTGATGAAGGGGTTGTATCAGCAAAGACACCTGTAAAGCCAGGAATTGTACCAGAAGGTTTAGGGTTAGTTGCTAAGAGAGATATAGCTAAAGGGGAGACAGTTCTAGAAGTTCCTAGAAGGTTCTGGATTAATCCAGATGCTGTTGCAGATACTGAAATTGGGAATGTGTGTACTGGATTGAAACCTTGGATTTCTGTTGCTCTTTTCTTGCTTAGAGAGAAATGGAGAGATGATTCAAAGTGGAAATATTACATGGCTGTTCTTCCAGAGTCTACTGATTCCACTATTTATTG GTCAGAAGAGGAGCTTTCTGAGATTCAAG GGACTCAACTTTTAAGCACAACATTGAGTGTGAAAGATTATGTGCAAAATGAATTCCGAAAAGTGGAAGAAGAAGTAATACTTCCTAACAAGCAGCTTTTCCCTTTTCCTATAACGTTGGATGATTTCTTCTGGGCATTTGGAATGCTCAGATCAAGGGCATTTTCTCGTCTTCGGAATCAAAATCTTATTCTGGTTCCTTTTGCTGACCTG ACAAACCACAATGCCAGAGTAACCACAGAAGATCATGCCCATGAAGTTAGAGGACCAGCAGGTCTGTTCTCGTGGgatttgttattttctttacgAAGTCCATTGAAACTGAAGGCTGGAGACCAG CTTTTCATCCAATATGACTTGAACAAAAGCAATGCTGATATGGCTCTTGACTATGGCTTCATCGAACCAAGTACTTCAGCTCGTGATGCATTTACATTAACTTTGGAAATATCAGAGTCTGATGATTTTTATGAGGACAAGCTGGATATAGCAGAGTCAAATGGCCTAGGAGAAACTGCTTACTTTGACATAAAACTCGGACAATCTCTTCCCCCTTTTCTGATTCCATATCTAAGGCTGGTTGCCCTTAGTGGAACTGATGCTTTCCTACTAGAATCAATTTTCAGAAATGCTGTTTGGGGTCATCTTGAGTTACCTGTCAGCAGAGCAAATGAGGAGCTCATATGTAAAGTCGTACGAGATGCATGCAAATCTGCACTTTCAGCCTATCACACCACAATTGAAGAG GATGAGAAATTGATGGAGGAAGGGAACCTCAGTTCAAGGCTTCAGATAGCAGTAGGGATAAGAGCAGGAGAGAAGAAGGTTTTACAACAAATCGACGATATCTTTAGAGAAAGAGAATTGGAATTAGATGAATTAGAATACTACCAAGAAAGAAGGCTTAAAGATCTTGGTCTTGTTGGAGAGCAAGGAGATATCATATTTTGGGAGCCAAAATAA
- the LOC107018923 gene encoding cytochrome b-c1 complex subunit 6-like translates to MENLTSKLSDSNPSSPNSTIFTMSSSPTHESKSKIEPTHESKSEIEETHEAETSETQKPKEEDQEEVGNEEEEEEEGECGFCLFMKGGDCRDSFIDWEKCIEEGEKNKEDIVEKCFEVTSALRKCMEVHSDYYAPILQAEKAAGAELEKEKEKQKDEGNDTKLEGSSNSS, encoded by the coding sequence ATGGAAAACTTAACTTCCAAGCTTTCAGATTCAAACCCTAGCTCCCCCAATTCAACAATCTTCACCATGTCTTCCTCACCGACCCACGaatcaaaatccaaaattgAACCGACCCACGAATCAAAATCTGAAATTGAAGAGACCCATGAAGCTGAAACGAGtgaaacccaaaaacctaaggAGGAAGACCAAGAAGAAGTTGGAAAcgaggaggaagaagaggaggaggGTGAATGTGGGTTTTGCTTGTTTATGAAAGGGGGAGATTGTAGAGACTCTTTTATTGACTGGGAAAAATGTATTGAAGAAGGGGAGAAGAACAAAGAGGATATAGTGGAAAAGTGTTTTGAGGTTACTTCTGCTTTGAGGAAGTGTATGGAGGTGCACTCTGACTATTATGCTCCTATATTACAAGCTGAGAAAGCTGCAGGGGCTGAAttggagaaggagaaggagaagcagAAGGATGAAGGCAACGACACCAAATTGGAAGGGAGTTCAAATAGTTCTTAG
- the LOC107018645 gene encoding phosphate transporter PHO1 homolog 10, producing the protein MKFGKLFKREMVPEWIEAYVDYTGLKHILQEIRRFKESKQPQTPATSLDQRLALYRNFSGLNLQGGVQNTGDIENQVIAVNTVPHENYRKFYQTKFLASPEGAENEIIFFDKLDHEFNKVNTFYKDKVDEVMREVTLLNKQMDALIALRIKVMDPGFNAFPSLQSLSLDINNSTPSRITSPLRMTAVDTDDMPVSPSYGRQVSMTNASYPKLPINRNSLREFRDTDSHKTDPLEILDHVKIVNTFESPISTIRGVLSESKENDLSYKKEELKKVEHRLKLIFIEFYQKLRHLKHFSYMNLSAFSKILKKYEKITSRKAARSYLKMVDNSYLGSSEEVTSLLNRVETTFIKHFSQSNRREGMKILRPKHKREKHRITFISGFFSGCSIALLVAVILLRDDRKLIDKDEGNSYLDKIVPLYSFYAYIVLHMLLYAANIYFWKHYKINYAFIFGFKQGTELSYREVFLLSNGLAMLVLAALLMHLHMNSRAEVYGTRIDYVPLGLIMVLLFITFCPFNIIYRSSRWFLIRCVFRCICAPLYKVTLPDFFLADQLTSQVEAIRSLEYYICYYTWIKSSHGHDTCQSHNVYNIFYFILAIIPYWFRFFQCVRRLFEEKDQAQAYNGLRYFLTILAVVIKTAYVLKKSLTWEVLVILSSLITTLFNTYWDIVVDWGLLRRKSKNKFLRDKLILHHKSVYFAAMVLDVLLRFAWLQLVLRFNVHSLRGSTVSSIFACLEVIRRGMWNFFRLENEHLNNVGKYRAFKSVPLPFAYHDEDDHKEE; encoded by the exons ATGAAGTTTGGTAAGTTATTCAAAAGGGAAATGGTCCCAGAGTGGATAGAAGCTTATGTAGACTACACTGGACTCAAACATATTTTACAAGAGATCCGCCGTTTTAAGGAAAGCAAGCAGCCTCAAACGCCTGCAACATCTTTAGATCAGAGGTTGGCATTGTATCGCAACTTTAGTGGTCTAAATCTACAAGGCGGTGTTCAGAATACTGGTGATATTGAGAACCAGGTGATAGCAGTAAACACGGTGCCACACGAAAACTACAGAAAATTTTACCAAACAAAGTTCCTGGCATCTCCTGAAGGAGCTGAAAATGAGATTATCTTCTTTGACAAACTAGACCATGAATTCAACAAGGTTAATACCTTCTATAAGGATAAGGTGGATGAAGTCATGAGGGAAGTAACTTTGCTGAATAAACAGATGGATGCTTTGATCGCGTTACGTATCAAGGTAATGGATCCGGGTTTCAATGCATTTCCTTCCCTTCAAAGTCTTTCCTTGGACATTAACAATTCAACACCTTCGAGGATCACATCTCCTCTCAGAATGACGGCTGTAG ATACAGATGATATGCCTGTCAGTCCAAGTTATGGAAGACAGGTTTCTATGACTAATGCTTCATATCCAAAGCTTCCCATCAACCGCAATTCTTTAAGAGAGTTCAGAGATACTGATTCACATAAAACCGATCCTCTTGAAATCCTAGATCATGTTAAGATTGTCAATACATTTGAAAGTCCCATATCAACTATAAGAGGCGTCTTGAGCGAATCCAAAGAGAATGATTTGAGTTATAAGAAAGAGGAACTAAAGAAGGTTGAACATAGGCTGAAGCTTATTTTTATTGAGTTCTATCAAAAACTTCGCCATCTAAAACATTTCAG CTATATGAACCTGTCTGCATTCTCCAAGATCctcaaaaaatatgaaaag ATTACATCTAGAAAAGCAGCAAGATCATACTTGAAAATGGTAGATAACTCTTACCTTGGGAGCTCCGAGGAG GTTACCAGTCTTCTGAACAGGGTGGAAACCACCTTCATCAAGCATTTTTCGCAGTCGAACCGCAGAGAAGGCATGAAGATATTGCGGCCAAAGcataaaagagaaaaacatCGTATAACATTCATATCAG GTTTCTTTTCTGGTTGCTCAATTGCTCTACTAGTTGCTGTTATTCTATTACGAGACGACAGAAAGTTGATAGATAAAGATGAAGGCAACTCTTATTTGGACAAGATAGTTCCACTTTACAG TTTTTATGCATACATTGTGTTGCATATGCTTTTATATGCTGCAAACATATATTTCTGGAAGCACTACAAAATCAACTATGCATTTATCTTTGGTTTCAAGCAAGGGACCGAGTTAAGCTATAGGGAGGTCTTTCTTCTTAGCAACGGTCTAGCAATGCTCGTCCTTGCCGCTCTCCTGATGCATCTGCACATGAATTCAAGAGCTGAAGTATATGGTACACGTATTGACTATGTTCCTCTGGGACTGATAATG GTTCTTCTTTTCATTACTTTCTGCCCTTTTAACATCATTTATCGCTCAAGTCGTTGGTTCCTTATAAGATGTGTCTTCCGCTGTATCTGTGCTCCTCTTTACAAG GTGACACTTCCAGATTTCTTTCTAGCAGACCAGCTGACTAGCCAG GTTGAAGCAATAAGGAGTTTGGAGTATTACATTTGCTATTATACTTGGATTAAATCTTCACATGGACATGATACATGCCAAAGTCACAATGTCTATAACATATTTTACTTCATTCTAGCGATCATACCATATTGGTTCCGGTTTTTCCAG TGTGTCCGTCGACTGTTTGAAGAAAAGGATCAAGCACAGGCATACAATGGCTTGAGATACTTTTTGACAATTCTGGCTGTCGTTATTAAAACAGCTTATGTATTGAAAAAGAGTTTGACTTGGGAGGTGTTGGTTATACTAAGCTCACTTATCACAACTCTTTTCAACACATACTGGGATATAGTTGTCGATTGGGGGCTGTTGAGAAGGAAGTCGAAGAACAAGTTCTTGCGGGATAAGCTCATACTGCACCATAAAAGTGTATACTTCGCAGCCATG GTCTTGGATGTTTTGCTCAGATTTGCCTGGCTACAACTGGTATTAAGATTCAACGTGCACTCTTTGCGAGGAAGCACTGTCTCAAGCATATTTGCTTGCTTAGAAGTGATTCGACGTGGCATGTGGAATTTTTTCAG GTTGGAAAATGAACACCTGAACAATGTGGGGAAATACCGGGCATTCAAGTCAGTACCTCTTCCTTTCGCGTACCATGATGAGGATGATCACAAAGAAGAATAA
- the LOC107020303 gene encoding uncharacterized protein LOC107020303, producing MASTVAKLRSSSNFINGLRRFSHAISIPPPLDSTIYLQTPSSPSLVLPEHDDDNNNNNNIGFMVPNSPFLKGSMELMAVPKKKVSPHKRGIRNGPKALKPVPVIMRCKVCGRVKLPHFFCCSGIKPGDENSSSS from the exons ATGGCGTCTACAGTAGCCAAGCTCAGAAGCAGCTCCAATTTCATCAATGGCCTTCGAAGATTTTCTCACGCAATATCCATACCACCACCACTTGATAGCACCATTTATCTCCAAACACCTTCATCACCATCGTTGGTTTTACCTGAACATgacgacgacaacaacaacaacaacaacataggATTTATGGTCCCAAATTCACCTTTTCTTAAAGGGTCTATGGAGCTAATGGCTGTTCCTAAGAAAAAG GTTTCCCCTCATAAGAGAGGCATAAGAAATGGACCGAAGGCTCTAAAACCAGTGCCAGTGATTATGCGGTGCAA GGTCTGCGGTCGAGTCAAATTACCACATTTCTTTTGCTGCAGTGGAATCAAGCCTGGTGATGAGAATAGTTCCAGCAGTTGA